The Lewinella sp. 4G2 nucleotide sequence TGCCACTAGAAGGTGTAACAGTAACGATCTTCAACGCGGACGGTAGACCAGTAACGGTGGACTTCCTCGGTAACCCTGTCGTGCCCCAGATGACGGGTGCAGACGGTAGCTACTTGTTTGTGGACCTCCCTAGTGGAGACTACTACGTAGAGTTTGACCTTTCTACAGCAGTCAACGGTGAATTGTACGATTACACCCGGGCGAACGCAGGAGACGATGCGCTCGATTCCGACGTAACCCCGGCTGACCCGATGGACGACGTGGGCAATAGCGACCCGACGGGTGTCATCCCACCGGGTGATACGGTCCGGACGCTGGACGCCGGAGTTGTTTGTGCCATCCAAGTCACGGTGGCGGATCCCGCTACAATTTGCTCGACCCAACCGATTGACCTCACGGCTGGCGCCAGTATCACCCCGACTAGTCTGGGTGGCTTCTGGACGACTACCGGAAGGGGCGTCTTCCGCGATGCCACGGGTGCGGAATTGATGCCGGACCCAGTTACGGGAGGCTACGCATTCGGGGTAGCGGCGACGTACGCGCCATCTTCAGCCGATGCAATGGCAGGATCGGTAACGTTGACCCTAACGACGAATACCCCGCCGGCCGCTTCAACGTGTGAGCCGGTCAGTGCCTCAGTTACCTTTACGGTGTTGAAGGTGGATTGTGGATCGTTATTCTGGGACGGCCAGGATTAGTCATCAACTTTAGGAAAAGTTGGCATCGGGGAGTTAATCGTGATTGCGGTTAGCTCCCCGATTTGTGTTTACGGGGCCTCTTATTACTTCGGGGCGATTTTCATAGTGAGTTCATGTCCCAAGATGAATGCTTGCGATAGCTGAGACCAATTGCGGGTTACGATTGAGTTCCCCATCAGATGTCCTCCCGGGCGTACGTTTTTAGTAAGTGTGACTTCAACAAATTGCGGCCGCAGAAATTTTTCCACCGGCCAATAAATTGTGTGGAAAGAGTTTTCCACGGCTGTTAAACCGCATGAATGCTGGATTAATGGAGGGTTTTGGGTGAGTTATTATGAGTTATCCACACCGCTTTTCTCGTTATTAACATATTCTGCACATTTTTCCACAGTGTGGATAAAATTAGATGCGATGTTAATTACCTGTTTTACAGAAGTTTATGTTATTTCTTCCACAACGTGTGGAAAACTATGCTCGTAATCCCCCGTTAGAGCACCTACCTTAGCAACCGCACGGAGGGATACAACAAAAATATCCTGTTAATCCCTTTGGGCCGGTTTATTGATACCACTTAGGCTAGGGCGGTGTTTCCTCGGAAGCGCCGCCTTAGTAAGCCTGGGTACTTCGATGCGGGTACGTATTGTGGTGCCGCGGCTTCAACAAAACACTCACCGTCGGGTCGACTATTCTCGTTTCCTCTGGCTTTCACCGCCACGAAACGTGCGGGCTTCCGACGGTCATTTATAAGGTTTCCTTCGCTGTAATACCAAGTGCATTTAACCCGATTCTTTCATCCCTTTTACACTTAATTATTATGAACGCTAAACACGAACCGATTTTGGCCGAGAACGACGGCCGCTTCGTTCTTTTTCCCATTGAGCACGACGACATCTGGAAGTATTACAAAGACAACGAAGCCTGTTTCTGGACGGCCGAAGAGATCGATCTTTCCGCCGACCTGAACGACTGGAACAACAAGCTCAACGACAACGAGCGCCACTTCATTAAGCACGTCCTGGCCTTTTTCGCCGCCTCCGACGGCATCGTCAACGAAAACCTCGCCGAGAACTTCGTAGCGGAGGTGCAATACACGGAAGCCAAGTTCTTCTACGGCTTCCAGATCATGATGGAGAACATCCACAGCGAGACCTACTCCCTGTTGATCGATACCTACATCAACGACCCCAAGGAAAAGGACTACCTCTTCAACGCCATCGAAACGATGCCCTGCGTACAGAAGAAAGCCGAGTGGGCCCTGCGCTGGATCGATAACGGCAACTTCGCCGAGCGGATCATCGCCTTCGCCGCCGTGGAGGGCATCTTCTTCTCCGGCTCCTTCTGCTCCATCTTCTGGCTCAAGAAGCGTGGCCTCATGCCCGGCCTGACTTTCTCCAACGAGCTCATCAGCCGCGACGAAGGCATGCACTGCGACTTCGCCTGCCTGATCTATAACAACCACATCGTCCACAAACTGGAGCCCGGCGTAGTCACCGGTATCATCAAGGACGCCGTGGCCATCGAAAAGGAATTTGTCAGCGATTCCCTGCCCGTCAACCTGATCGGCATGAACTCCGACATGATGTGCCAGTACATCGAATTCGTCGCCGACCGCCTGTTGGTAGAGCTGGGCCAGGAAAAGGTGTGGAACGTAGAGAACCCCTTCCCGTGGATGGATATGATCAATCTACAGGGTAAGACCAACTTCTTTGAGAAGCGCGTTGGGGAGTACCAGAAAGCTGGGGTTACGGCGGATCAGTCGAAGCAGATGTTTTCGCTTGATGAAGACTTTTAGGATATGCGATATGCGATTCTCGATATGTGATTCTTGATTTAGCTACCGCACGTTACATGAGCCCGTCAAAATATACTCAGTCCGCTCAATTGGAGACTCGCCTCGTTGACTTTGCCGTACGCATCGTCCGATTATGCCGAAGCCTTCCAAATGACTTTGCTGGGATTCATTTTGGTAAGCAAATGTTGCGGTCAGGTAGCTCGCCAGCCTTACACTATGGAGAAGCACGTGGCGCAGAATCAGATAAAGATTTCCGCCATAAATGCAGTATTGCTCTGAAAGAACTCAGAGAAACCTACATCAACCTCAAGATTGTCAATCAATCTGGTATTTACTCCGGTGCCCAATTGCTTGATATTCTGGATGAAAACAACCAACTAATCAGCATTTTCGTCAAAACCGTCAGAACGATGGACGACAGGATTGCAAATTCAAAATTAGATAGGGCGAAATAGATTCAGCTCCGGGGATTTCCGACGTGCGGTAGCGCGAACGAAGTGAGCAGAGACGTGCGGTAGCCAAATCGCATATCGAGAATCGAGAATCGCATATCGCATATCAAAGACAGATCATGAAAGTTATTAAAAGATCGGGAAGACCCGAAGACGTCTCCTTCGACAAAATCACTGCCCGCATCAAAAAGCTATGCTACGGGCTGGATGAAAATTTCGTCGACCACATCAACGTATCCAAAAAAGTTATCCAAGGGCTGTACGATGGGGTAACCACCGTCGAGCTCGATAACCTGGCCGCCGAAACGGCCGCGAGTATGAGCACCGTCCACCCGGACTACGCGCAACTCGCCGCACGGATCGCCATTTCCAACCTGCACAAGGAAACCGACAAGAGTTTCTCTGCAACAATGGAAGGGCTCTACAACTATGTGGACCCCAAGACGGGGGATGCCGCCGGCCTCATCGGTGACGACACCATGCAGGTGATCCGCGACAACAAGTCCCGCCTCGACGCGGCGATCATCTACGATCGCGATTTTGAGTTCGACTACTTCGGGTACAAAACCCTCGAGCGGTCTTACCTGATGCGCATGGACGGCGCCGTCGTGGAGCGCCCCCAGCAGATGCTGATGCGCGTCGCGGTGGGTATCCACCAGGACGACATCGAATCCGCCATCCAGACCTACCAGTTGATGAGCGAGAAGTGGTTCATCCACGCCACGCCGACGCTGTTCAACTCCGGTACGCCGAAGCCACAGATGTCCTCCTGCTTCCTGTTGAGCATGACGGATGACTCCATCGAGGGCATTTTCGAAACCCTCCGCCGTTGCGCCAGGATTAGCCAGGCTGCCGGTGGTATTGGTTTGAGCATCCACAACGTCCGCGCGACGGGCTCCTACATCAAGGGTACGGGTGGTACGTCCAATGGTATCGTTCCGATGCTGAAGGTCTTTAACGACACGGCGCGGTACGTCGACCAGGGTGGGGGCAAGCGCAAGGGCGCTTTCGCCGTCTACCTCGAGCCGTGGCACGCGGACATCTTCGATTTCCTCGACCTCAAGAAGAACCACGGCAAGGAAGAGATGCGCGCCCGCGACCTGTTCTACGCCCTGTGGATGAACGACCTGTTCATGGAGCGCGTCAAGAACGACGGCCAGTGGACGCTCTTCGACCCCAACGAAGCGCCCGGCTTGTTTGACGCTTACGGTGGTGAGTTCGAAGCACTCTACCACCAGTACGAAGCGGAAGGCCGCGGCCGCAAGACCATCAAAGCCCAGGATCTTTGGTTCGCCATCCTCGATTCTCAGATCGAGACCGGCACACCCTACATCCTTTACAAGGACGCGGCGAACAAAAAGTCCAACCAGAAGAACCTCGGAACGATCCGTTCTTCCAACCTCTGTACGGAGATCATGGAGTACACCAGCCCCGACGAGGTGGCCGTGTGTAACCTGGCTTCCCTCGCCCTGCCGAAGTACGTCAAGGAGGACAAGACCTACGACTTTGAGCGCCTGATCGAGGTGACGCGCGTCGTTACCCGTAACTTGAACAAGGTCATCGACCGGAACTACTACCCGATTGAAGAGGCCCGTAACTCCAACATGCGTCACCGCCCAATTGGCCTCGGCGTGCAGGGATTGGCCGATGCCTTCATCATGCTGCGGATGCCCTTCGATTCCGACGAGGCGCGGCAGTTGAATAAGGACATCTTCGAAGCGATCTACTTCGCTGCTTGTACCGAATCTATCGCCATCGCCAAGCGGGAAGGGCACTACGAGTCCTACCCCGGCTCCCCCGCCAGCAACGGTGAATTGCAATTCGACCTCTGGGGCGTTACCCCTTCCGACAAGTACGACTGGGCCGGCCTCAAGGCGGACCTCGCCGAACACGGGATGCGCAACAGCCTCCTCGTCGCCCCCATGCCGACGGCTTCCACCAGCCAAATCCTGGGCAACAACGAATGTTTCGAGCCCTACAGCTCCAATATGTACACGCGGCGGACGCTCTCCGGAGAGTTCGTGGTCGTCAACAAGCACCTGCTGCACGACCTGATCGGCCTCGGCCTGTGGGACAACGCCATGCGCAACCGCCTCATGGCCAGCAACGGGTCCATCCAGGACTTCGACGACGTGCCACAGCACTTGCGCGACCTCTACAAGACGGTTTGGGAGATCAGCCAGAAAGTGGTTATCAATATGGCCGCCGACCGGGGAGCCTACATCTGCCAGAGCCAGAGCATGAACCTCTTCGTAGAGAATGTCAACTTCTCCAAGCTCAGCTCGATGCACTTCTACGCCTGGAGCAAGGGCCTCAAAACGGGGATGTACTACCTCCGCACCAAAGCTGCCCGCGATGCCATCAAGTTCACCGTGGACAAGACGGCCGTCAAGCAACCTAAACTCCAGCAACAGGCTGAAGAGGGGCAGGGCGAAGTCAAGGCCAAA carries:
- a CDS encoding ribonucleotide-diphosphate reductase subunit beta, with the protein product MNAKHEPILAENDGRFVLFPIEHDDIWKYYKDNEACFWTAEEIDLSADLNDWNNKLNDNERHFIKHVLAFFAASDGIVNENLAENFVAEVQYTEAKFFYGFQIMMENIHSETYSLLIDTYINDPKEKDYLFNAIETMPCVQKKAEWALRWIDNGNFAERIIAFAAVEGIFFSGSFCSIFWLKKRGLMPGLTFSNELISRDEGMHCDFACLIYNNHIVHKLEPGVVTGIIKDAVAIEKEFVSDSLPVNLIGMNSDMMCQYIEFVADRLLVELGQEKVWNVENPFPWMDMINLQGKTNFFEKRVGEYQKAGVTADQSKQMFSLDEDF
- a CDS encoding four helix bundle protein, coding for MSPSKYTQSAQLETRLVDFAVRIVRLCRSLPNDFAGIHFGKQMLRSGSSPALHYGEARGAESDKDFRHKCSIALKELRETYINLKIVNQSGIYSGAQLLDILDENNQLISIFVKTVRTMDDRIANSKLDRAK
- a CDS encoding ribonucleoside-diphosphate reductase subunit alpha, encoding MKVIKRSGRPEDVSFDKITARIKKLCYGLDENFVDHINVSKKVIQGLYDGVTTVELDNLAAETAASMSTVHPDYAQLAARIAISNLHKETDKSFSATMEGLYNYVDPKTGDAAGLIGDDTMQVIRDNKSRLDAAIIYDRDFEFDYFGYKTLERSYLMRMDGAVVERPQQMLMRVAVGIHQDDIESAIQTYQLMSEKWFIHATPTLFNSGTPKPQMSSCFLLSMTDDSIEGIFETLRRCARISQAAGGIGLSIHNVRATGSYIKGTGGTSNGIVPMLKVFNDTARYVDQGGGKRKGAFAVYLEPWHADIFDFLDLKKNHGKEEMRARDLFYALWMNDLFMERVKNDGQWTLFDPNEAPGLFDAYGGEFEALYHQYEAEGRGRKTIKAQDLWFAILDSQIETGTPYILYKDAANKKSNQKNLGTIRSSNLCTEIMEYTSPDEVAVCNLASLALPKYVKEDKTYDFERLIEVTRVVTRNLNKVIDRNYYPIEEARNSNMRHRPIGLGVQGLADAFIMLRMPFDSDEARQLNKDIFEAIYFAACTESIAIAKREGHYESYPGSPASNGELQFDLWGVTPSDKYDWAGLKADLAEHGMRNSLLVAPMPTASTSQILGNNECFEPYSSNMYTRRTLSGEFVVVNKHLLHDLIGLGLWDNAMRNRLMASNGSIQDFDDVPQHLRDLYKTVWEISQKVVINMAADRGAYICQSQSMNLFVENVNFSKLSSMHFYAWSKGLKTGMYYLRTKAARDAIKFTVDKTAVKQPKLQQQAEEGQGEVKAKSQRKDADPSAPQGGSPAAVATASIPSTAPAAAPASTAGGFTDLSAADVENVGKACSLDDPDCIACSA